One genomic segment of Desmodus rotundus isolate HL8 chromosome 5, HLdesRot8A.1, whole genome shotgun sequence includes these proteins:
- the NRXN1 gene encoding neurexin-1 isoform X27, with protein sequence MGTALLQRGGCFLLCLSLLLLGCWAELGSGLEFPGAEGQWTRFPKWNACCESEMSFQLKTRSARGLVLYFDDEGFCDFLELILTRGGRLQLSFSIFCAEPATLLADTPVNDGAWHSVLIRRQFRNTTLFIDQVEAKWVEVKSKRRDMTVFSGLFVGGLPPELRAAALKLTLASVREREPFKGWIRDVRVNSSQALPVDSGEVKLDDEPPNSGGGSPCEAGEEGEGGVCLNGGVCSVVDDQAVCDCSRTGFHGKDCSQETRKIWIGTKYTVFRNVFCL encoded by the exons ATGGGGACGGCGCTACTCCAGCGCGGGGGCTGCTTTCTCCTGTGCCTCTCGCTGCTGCTCCTGGGCtgctgggcagagctgggcagcgGGCTAGAGTTCCCGGGTGCGGAGGGCCAGTGGACACGGTTCCCCAAGTGGAACGCCTGCTGCGAGAGCGAAATGAGCTTCCAGCTGAAGACGCGCAGCGCCCGCGGCCTCGTGCTCTACTTCGACGACGAGGGTTTCTGCGACTTCCTGGAGCTCATCCTGACGCGCGGAGGCCGCCTGCAGCTCAGCTTCTCCATCTTCTGCGCGGAGCCCGCCACGCTGCTGGCCGACACGCCGGTCAACGACGGCGCCTGGCACAGCGTGCTCATCCGCCGCCAGTTCCGCAACACCACCCTCTTCATCGACCAGGTGGAGGCCAAGTGGGTGGAGGTCAAGTCCAAGCGGAGGGACATGACCGTGTTCAGCGGCCTCTTCGTCGGGGGGCTGCCCCCGGAACTGCGCGCCGCGGCGCTCAAGCTCACGTTGGCCTCGGTGAGGGAGCGAGAGCCGTTCAAAGGGTGGATTCGGGACGTGAGGGTCAactcctcccaggccctgcccgtGGACAGCGGCGAGGTGAAGCTGGACGATGAGCCGCCCAACAGTGGCGGCGGGAGCCCCTGCGAGGCGGGCGAGGAGGGCGAGGGCGGGGTGTGCCTCAACGGAGGCGTGTGCTCCGTGGTGGACGACCAGGCGGTGTGCGACTGCTCGCGAACCGGCTTCCACGGGAAGGACTGCAGCCAAG AGACAAGAAAGATTTGGATTGGGACCAAGTATACTGTATTCCGGAATGTCTTCTGCCTATAA
- the NRXN1 gene encoding neurexin-1 isoform X26 codes for MGTALLQRGGCFLLCLSLLLLGCWAELGSGLEFPGAEGQWTRFPKWNACCESEMSFQLKTRSARGLVLYFDDEGFCDFLELILTRGGRLQLSFSIFCAEPATLLADTPVNDGAWHSVLIRRQFRNTTLFIDQVEAKWVEVKSKRRDMTVFSGLFVGGLPPELRAAALKLTLASVREREPFKGWIRDVRVNSSQALPVDSGEVKLDDEPPNSGGGSPCEAGEEGEGGVCLNGGVCSVVDDQAVCDCSRTGFHGKDCSQEDNNVEGLAHLMMGDQGGKRCYNRESRC; via the coding sequence ATGGGGACGGCGCTACTCCAGCGCGGGGGCTGCTTTCTCCTGTGCCTCTCGCTGCTGCTCCTGGGCtgctgggcagagctgggcagcgGGCTAGAGTTCCCGGGTGCGGAGGGCCAGTGGACACGGTTCCCCAAGTGGAACGCCTGCTGCGAGAGCGAAATGAGCTTCCAGCTGAAGACGCGCAGCGCCCGCGGCCTCGTGCTCTACTTCGACGACGAGGGTTTCTGCGACTTCCTGGAGCTCATCCTGACGCGCGGAGGCCGCCTGCAGCTCAGCTTCTCCATCTTCTGCGCGGAGCCCGCCACGCTGCTGGCCGACACGCCGGTCAACGACGGCGCCTGGCACAGCGTGCTCATCCGCCGCCAGTTCCGCAACACCACCCTCTTCATCGACCAGGTGGAGGCCAAGTGGGTGGAGGTCAAGTCCAAGCGGAGGGACATGACCGTGTTCAGCGGCCTCTTCGTCGGGGGGCTGCCCCCGGAACTGCGCGCCGCGGCGCTCAAGCTCACGTTGGCCTCGGTGAGGGAGCGAGAGCCGTTCAAAGGGTGGATTCGGGACGTGAGGGTCAactcctcccaggccctgcccgtGGACAGCGGCGAGGTGAAGCTGGACGATGAGCCGCCCAACAGTGGCGGCGGGAGCCCCTGCGAGGCGGGCGAGGAGGGCGAGGGCGGGGTGTGCCTCAACGGAGGCGTGTGCTCCGTGGTGGACGACCAGGCGGTGTGCGACTGCTCGCGAACCGGCTTCCACGGGAAGGACTGCAGCCAAG